Genomic segment of Primulina tabacum isolate GXHZ01 chromosome 11, ASM2559414v2, whole genome shotgun sequence:
TTTACCTCAATTGAGCTTGAACCAGGAATTTTCTTCATTCCCTTTTCTTTCATGTGTGTCCTAACTTTAGCAACGTCATCCCATTTGCCTGCAGAAGCATATATGTTTGACAGAAGAACCTGGATTCCGGTTCTTTCCTTAGCAGAATTTGATAACATGTCAGCAGCAAGAGCCGCCATTTCTTGGTCCTTGTGAATTCTACACGCAGCCAAAAAGGCACTCCAGATCGCATCATTAGGTTCCATAGGCATGCTCTTTATGAAATCTAGAACTTCATCCAGCAAACCAGCTCGACCTAACAAATCAACAATACACCCATAGTGGATAATATGTGGAATCATTCCACGTTCCTTCATACTCATGAATATGTTCTTGCCTTGCTCAACTAACCCTGAGTGGCTACATGCTGTCAGTACTCCAGCATAAACTACTTCATCAGGTTCGACTCCTTGACTAAGCATCTCGTTGAAGAGCTCAATTGCTTGTTCCCCGTTTCCCTCCATTGTCATTGCTCCAATTGCTGCAGTCCAAGCAGAGACGTCTCGCTCCTTCATCATTTGAAACACCTTCATTGCATTATTAGGGTCCCCACACCTAGCAAGCATGTCTACAAGAGATGTATTAAGCCGCATGTCACACTGAATACCAACTTTCTGAATGTAATTGTAAGTCCATTTTGCAAGATCAAGAGCTCCTAAGTAACCACAGGCAGATGCAATGCTCACCATTGTCACCTTGTCTGGTGCGATGCCTTCATTCTGCATGGAATTAAATAGTTCAACCGCGTCCCGAAATAAACTATGTTGTACCAACGCACCAATCATTGAGTTCCAAGACACAAGATCCTTTTCTGGCATGTCCTCAAACACTTCCTTAGCCGACTCGATATCACCATTTCTAGCAAAACCTGCAAGCAATGAATTCCACGACACAGTAGTCTTGTTGGGCATCTGATCAAACATTCTGCAAGCCCATTCCTGCATGCCACACTTGGTGTACATATCAATAAGTGAATTTCCAATGTTGTCCCAGTTCTCAAGTCCATTCCTTAAAACATAAGCATGACACTGCCTCCCAAACCGAAATTCACTCAGTTCAGCAGAAGATGAAATAGCAGATAGCAAAGTCACCTTGTCTGGTTTTGGCCCCATATAAAGCATTTCACAAAGTACATCGAGAGCTTCATTCACTTTTCCAAGCTGTACATAATTTGACAAGATTGTATTGTAAAGAACCAAATTTCTGTCCACACATTCATCGAAGAGTCGTTTTGCCTTATTAGGAGCCCCACACTTCAAATACATATCAACAAGCGCGTTTACCAAAATAGTATTGAAAGTTATCTCAGATGCCTCCGCATAGGAAGAAATTTTCTCCGCCAAATTCGAATCCCCCAACTCTGCACAAGCCGATATCACACTGGCCATAGTAACTTCATTTGGCTTAATGTCCTCGTCAACCATTTGAAAAAACAAAGAGATGGCCTCTTTATGCCAATTCTTCCTAGCATACCCACAAATCAAACTAGTCCATGTCACTACATTCCTTTCActcatttcatcaaacacttttcTCCCTTTATCAATTTCTTCACATTCACCATAGAAATGTATCAAagaattcaaaacaaaaatatcacCATAAAAACCTAATTTCACAGCTGATCCATGTAGCTGCATCCCCTCAAAAAGCTTCGAACTTTTCGCACAGGCACTCAAAACAAACGGAAATGTATAGTTATCTGGCGCAACACCCTCAATCATCATACCGACATACAGCAAAATGGCATTTGAAAAAGACCCAGCTGATGAGTTTCCTTTTATCAAAGAGTTATAAACATAAACTCCACTAGTGCTGCTGCAATCCTCTTTATTGTTCTTGAATATCTCGAAAGCTTTCTCTGCATACTCTAAGCTTTCAGAAGACCCCATTTGTGAGCACTTGACAATGAGGTTCGTTAGAGCAGCGGGATCGTGTACCAACCCCTGTTTAGCGAAGTAACCATGTAATTGCTTGATTTCTTGAAGATTTTTGCAAGATTCAAGAGACCCAGGTTTGGGAACGAGGTTATTGGAAATGGAAGCTGATTTAATTTGAATTTGGGTACTCGGAGCTACTGGGTCAGCTGTGAAGGGGGTGGCGAGTGGAGGAGATAATACAAGAGTGGTGAAGGCCATGTATGTCTCTCAAATGTTTGTTGAATGTTCCGGGCCGGAGCTAACCAACTCTAACTGAAATCAACTTACTGTGTGATTTTCTTTAAGATTAATATTTTCTTTACCGCCTATCATATTGTTAACCGGCGGCCAATGCTAATACTTTAtcttataataattttctttgataAAATACTACCcattgtttaaaaatcttaatagaaaaataatattagTATCTATTATATAGGATAGATATCTATTTGGATATATTACATCCATATGCTCATTGCTCTTTGCTAActaatgttatttattttttgctaatatcttttaaaaatcataGAGATTTATTCATTCATATATAAAAAGTGACATGTAATTTCTgtttaatgaaatatttttacttctcaaaaaattttagattattggttaaagttaaaaaaaaaaaaatttgtccaACTGTCACTTTTACTTGTGCGGTTCAACTTCTGTGAACGAACATGATTACTTTGTGAAGCAAGTTGACAAGGACCGACTAGCCCGGCTCATCCTTCTTTTCTTTCCCTATTTCCTGGTCTCGACTATTGAAAATTTTGTCTATTTCACAGCCATATCAAAAAGTGTCTTACTTTGCGTGATGATCATGTATAACCAACCGTCTCTCCCTGAAAAAAAAATGTTGGGGCAAGGTTCCTAGTCGAGCTATGTTCAGGCATGGCCTGCCTATCTATTGCTAGGTCAGGGAATGACGCAAGGCAAGGTTGCCGCTATGCCTCTCAATGAGACATGCCCATTATTACTACGAAAAGAGCTCTGCCCTTTTCCTTCTTTGCTAAAAAAGTAgtcattttcttaaataattttttctcaACAGTCAAATAATACAACTGAAATATTACGTAATTTAAAAGTGTTTGCATCCGGTCCATACAACTGAGATTACTTGTTATAAAAGCATATGTAAACTCTAAACAAGGTGCGACTTAAATAATTTCCTAATTATTTATATTCAAGTAGAGAAATAGCTATTTGGTATTgtttatgataatgaaattcACGATCGTTATCTTTCAATATGCATTAG
This window contains:
- the LOC142518953 gene encoding pentatricopeptide repeat-containing protein At3g22690, encoding MAFTTLVLSPPLATPFTADPVAPSTQIQIKSASISNNLVPKPGSLESCKNLQEIKQLHGYFAKQGLVHDPAALTNLIVKCSQMGSSESLEYAEKAFEIFKNNKEDCSSTSGVYVYNSLIKGNSSAGSFSNAILLYVGMMIEGVAPDNYTFPFVLSACAKSSKLFEGMQLHGSAVKLGFYGDIFVLNSLIHFYGECEEIDKGRKVFDEMSERNVVTWTSLICGYARKNWHKEAISLFFQMVDEDIKPNEVTMASVISACAELGDSNLAEKISSYAEASEITFNTILVNALVDMYLKCGAPNKAKRLFDECVDRNLVLYNTILSNYVQLGKVNEALDVLCEMLYMGPKPDKVTLLSAISSSAELSEFRFGRQCHAYVLRNGLENWDNIGNSLIDMYTKCGMQEWACRMFDQMPNKTTVSWNSLLAGFARNGDIESAKEVFEDMPEKDLVSWNSMIGALVQHSLFRDAVELFNSMQNEGIAPDKVTMVSIASACGYLGALDLAKWTYNYIQKVGIQCDMRLNTSLVDMLARCGDPNNAMKVFQMMKERDVSAWTAAIGAMTMEGNGEQAIELFNEMLSQGVEPDEVVYAGVLTACSHSGLVEQGKNIFMSMKERGMIPHIIHYGCIVDLLGRAGLLDEVLDFIKSMPMEPNDAIWSAFLAACRIHKDQEMAALAADMLSNSAKERTGIQVLLSNIYASAGKWDDVAKVRTHMKEKGMKKIPGSSSIEVNGVVYEFTSGDEFHPENALTASMLEEMKCRIGEAGYLPDLTNVLLDVDEREKEFLLGRHSEKLALAFGLISSGQGMPIRVDKNLRMCSDCHSFAKIVSKVYAREIVIRDNNRFHFFRQGLCSCRDYW